A part of Salvelinus alpinus chromosome 23, SLU_Salpinus.1, whole genome shotgun sequence genomic DNA contains:
- the LOC139550579 gene encoding uncharacterized protein isoform X2 — translation MKMKALVRSLLLLTVASLLVRGQTQTETRYDDIITAASNQLLPVEEQAFHPLLNQLEVETLNTEDVDQSEVSVRLSFPLQETLCSKAQGQQGQPCPLKKNGKIRTRRGKASGGSSDSNMGRKDSKGGRRGRPGSGSRPGFGSSIAGASGVNHGGTRTA, via the exons ATGAAGATGAAGGCTCTGGTGAGATCTCTCCTCTTGCTCACTGTGGCTAGCCTGCTGGTCAGAGGTCAGACCCAGACTGAGACCAGATATGATGACATCATCACAGCTGCTTCAAATCAGCTGCTTCCTGTGGAAGAGCAGGCTTTCCATCCCCTTCTGAACCAGCTGGAAGTCGAAACT TTGAATACAGAGGATGTGGACCAGTCTGAGGTGTCTGTAAGGTTGAGCTTCCCCCTGCAGGAGACGCTCTGCAGTAAGGCACAGGGGCAGCAAGGCCAACCATGTCCTCTGAAGAAAAATGGG AAGATTCGGACAAGAAGAGGCAAGGCCAGTGGAGGCTCTAGTGACTCTAATATGGGTAGAAAAGATTCCAAGGGGGGTAGGAGAGGTCGTCCTGGGAGTGGCTCTCGTCCAGGGTTTGGCTCCTCCATTGCTGGAGCTAGCGGAGTAAACCATGGTGGAACTCGCACTGCATAG
- the LOC139550579 gene encoding uncharacterized protein isoform X1, with translation MKMKALVRSLLLLTVASLLVRGQTQTETRYDDIITAASNQLLPVEEQAFHPLLNQLEVETLNTEDVDQSEVSVRLSFPLQETLCSKAQGQQGQPCPLKKNGQKIRTRRGKASGGSSDSNMGRKDSKGGRRGRPGSGSRPGFGSSIAGASGVNHGGTRTA, from the exons ATGAAGATGAAGGCTCTGGTGAGATCTCTCCTCTTGCTCACTGTGGCTAGCCTGCTGGTCAGAGGTCAGACCCAGACTGAGACCAGATATGATGACATCATCACAGCTGCTTCAAATCAGCTGCTTCCTGTGGAAGAGCAGGCTTTCCATCCCCTTCTGAACCAGCTGGAAGTCGAAACT TTGAATACAGAGGATGTGGACCAGTCTGAGGTGTCTGTAAGGTTGAGCTTCCCCCTGCAGGAGACGCTCTGCAGTAAGGCACAGGGGCAGCAAGGCCAACCATGTCCTCTGAAGAAAAATGGG CAGAAGATTCGGACAAGAAGAGGCAAGGCCAGTGGAGGCTCTAGTGACTCTAATATGGGTAGAAAAGATTCCAAGGGGGGTAGGAGAGGTCGTCCTGGGAGTGGCTCTCGTCCAGGGTTTGGCTCCTCCATTGCTGGAGCTAGCGGAGTAAACCATGGTGGAACTCGCACTGCATAG